In Streptomyces chartreusis NRRL 3882, the following are encoded in one genomic region:
- a CDS encoding ParA family protein: MPARGQGPAGFAAVGSVAVRTFAAHQSQQATHTAHQKMDGHHVNAMAGDGSGAPHNHFADYDELPEGHFYDPDAEYEPDPEYAATLAPDAARQRRERIGPTGRPLPYFPIPGPLTDHGPAKIIAMCNQKGGVGKTTSTINLGAALAEYGRRVLLVDFDPQGALSVGLGVNPMELDLTVYNLLMERGMAADEVLLKTAVPNMDLLPSNIDLSAAEVQLVSEVARESTLQRALKPLLDDYDFIVIDCQPSLGLLTVNALTAAHKVIVPLECEFFALRGVALLTETIEKVQERLNPELELDGILATMYDSRTVHSREVLARVVEAFDDHVYHTVIGRTVRFPETTVAGEPITTYASNSVGAAAYRQLAREVLARCHAE, encoded by the coding sequence ATGCCTGCACGGGGCCAGGGTCCCGCGGGGTTCGCTGCTGTCGGCTCCGTCGCTGTGCGCACCTTCGCAGCCCACCAGAGTCAGCAGGCGACTCACACAGCACACCAGAAGATGGATGGCCATCACGTGAACGCCATGGCCGGCGACGGAAGTGGCGCGCCCCACAACCACTTCGCCGACTACGACGAACTGCCCGAGGGGCACTTCTACGACCCCGACGCGGAGTACGAGCCCGACCCCGAGTACGCGGCCACTCTCGCGCCCGACGCGGCCAGACAGCGCCGGGAGCGCATCGGCCCGACGGGGCGTCCGCTGCCGTACTTCCCGATCCCGGGCCCGCTGACCGACCACGGACCCGCGAAGATCATCGCGATGTGCAACCAGAAGGGCGGCGTCGGCAAGACGACGTCGACCATCAACCTGGGGGCCGCGCTCGCGGAGTACGGACGCCGGGTCCTGCTCGTGGACTTCGACCCGCAGGGCGCGCTGTCGGTCGGACTCGGCGTCAATCCGATGGAACTCGACCTCACCGTCTACAACCTGCTCATGGAGCGGGGGATGGCGGCCGACGAGGTGCTGCTGAAGACGGCGGTCCCCAACATGGACCTGCTGCCCAGCAACATCGACCTGTCGGCGGCCGAGGTCCAACTCGTCTCCGAGGTCGCCCGCGAGTCGACCCTGCAACGCGCCCTGAAGCCGCTGCTGGACGACTACGACTTCATCGTCATCGACTGCCAGCCCTCGCTCGGCCTGCTCACGGTCAACGCCCTGACGGCCGCGCACAAGGTGATAGTGCCGCTGGAGTGCGAGTTCTTCGCGCTGCGTGGTGTGGCGCTGCTGACCGAGACCATCGAGAAGGTCCAGGAGCGGCTCAACCCCGAGCTGGAGCTCGACGGGATCCTCGCCACGATGTACGACTCGCGCACGGTGCACAGCCGTGAGGTGCTCGCGCGTGTAGTCGAGGCGTTCGACGATCACGTCTACCACACGGTCATCGGGCGCACGGTCCGCTTCCCGGAGACCACGGTCGCCGGTGAGCCGATCACCACCTACGCCTCCAACTCCGTCGGTGCCGCCGCCTACCGCCAGCTCGCCAGGGAGGTGCTCGCCCGGTGTCACGCCGAGTGA
- a CDS encoding segregation and condensation protein A gives MAEPVGTRLPPESVRAAGPVATAESEVRPAGGAGSAGPGSLPADATGPVGVADSGRPPVEEASAASPAGSPDPSGPAPEARPAAGDAEAAGDGVFKVRLANFEGPFDLLLQLISRHKLDVTEVALSKVTDEFMAYIRAMGPDWDLDETTEFLVVAATLLDLKAARLLPAAEVEDEADLALLEARDLLFARLLQYRAYKQIADIFSGRLDDEARRYPRTVGLEPHHAELLPEVVISIGAEGFARLAVKAMQPRPKPQVYVDHIHAPLVSVQEQAGIVVARLRELGEASFRELVADTDDTLTVVARFLALLELYREKAVALEQEAALGELLVRWTGGHGDGTPTVTDEFDRPPEPPKEEKKA, from the coding sequence GTGGCTGAGCCCGTCGGGACGAGACTCCCGCCCGAGTCTGTGCGGGCGGCCGGGCCGGTGGCGACGGCCGAGTCCGAGGTGCGGCCTGCGGGTGGGGCCGGTTCGGCCGGCCCCGGGTCGTTGCCCGCGGACGCGACCGGGCCGGTGGGCGTGGCCGACTCCGGCAGGCCTCCTGTCGAGGAGGCGTCCGCGGCTTCCCCGGCCGGCTCTCCGGATCCTTCGGGGCCTGCCCCTGAGGCCCGGCCCGCTGCCGGTGACGCCGAGGCGGCCGGCGACGGGGTCTTCAAGGTCCGGCTCGCCAACTTCGAAGGGCCCTTCGACCTGCTGCTCCAGCTGATCTCCCGGCACAAGCTGGACGTCACCGAGGTCGCGCTGTCGAAGGTGACCGATGAGTTCATGGCGTACATCCGGGCGATGGGGCCGGACTGGGATCTGGACGAGACGACCGAGTTCCTCGTCGTCGCGGCAACGCTGCTCGATCTGAAGGCGGCGCGGCTGCTGCCCGCCGCCGAGGTGGAGGACGAGGCCGACCTCGCCCTGCTCGAAGCCCGGGACCTGCTGTTCGCCCGGCTGCTCCAGTACCGCGCGTACAAGCAGATCGCCGACATCTTCAGCGGGCGGCTCGATGACGAGGCCCGGCGCTATCCGCGTACCGTCGGGCTCGAACCCCACCACGCCGAGCTGCTGCCCGAGGTGGTCATCAGCATCGGCGCGGAGGGGTTCGCGAGGCTCGCCGTGAAGGCGATGCAGCCCAGACCCAAGCCGCAGGTGTACGTCGACCACATCCACGCCCCGCTGGTCAGTGTGCAGGAGCAGGCCGGGATCGTCGTCGCACGGCTCAGGGAGCTCGGCGAGGCCAGCTTCCGGGAGCTCGTCGCGGACACCGACGACACACTGACCGTCGTGGCCCGGTTCCTCGCGCTGCTGGAGCTGTACCGCGAGAAGGCCGTCGCGCTGGAGCAGGAGGCCGCGCTCGGTGAGCTGCTCGTGCGGTGGACCGGCGGGCACGGGGACGGGACACCGACCGTCACCGACGAGTTCGACCGGCCGCCCGAGCCGCCGAAGGAGGAGAAGAAGGCGTGA
- the scpB gene encoding SMC-Scp complex subunit ScpB: protein MSPEATEVPAGLRAVADLALKPALEAVLMVVDEPATEEHLAKMLERPKRQIADALRELADEYTVQGRGFELRFVAGGWRFYTRAAYAPAVERFVLDGQQARLTQAALETLAVVAYRQPVSRSRVSAVRGVNCDGVMRTLLQRGLIEEAGTEPETGAILYTTTNYFLERMGLRGLDELPELAPFLPEAEAIEAETQEGVPSFDPDAPDDDVPGRPVTPGTDDEDDQTEL from the coding sequence GTGAGCCCCGAAGCCACCGAGGTCCCGGCCGGGCTGCGTGCCGTCGCCGACCTCGCTCTCAAGCCCGCTCTGGAGGCCGTCCTGATGGTCGTGGACGAGCCGGCGACCGAGGAGCACCTCGCGAAGATGCTGGAGCGGCCGAAGCGCCAGATCGCGGACGCGCTGCGCGAGCTGGCCGACGAGTACACCGTCCAGGGCCGCGGTTTCGAACTGCGGTTCGTGGCGGGCGGCTGGCGGTTCTACACCCGCGCCGCGTACGCGCCCGCCGTCGAGCGCTTCGTGCTGGACGGCCAGCAGGCCCGCCTCACCCAGGCCGCCCTGGAGACCCTGGCCGTCGTCGCCTACCGGCAGCCGGTCAGCCGCAGCCGGGTCTCCGCCGTACGCGGAGTCAACTGCGACGGCGTCATGCGCACCCTTCTCCAGCGCGGTCTGATCGAGGAGGCGGGCACGGAACCCGAAACAGGTGCGATCCTGTACACGACGACGAACTACTTTCTGGAGCGGATGGGCCTGCGCGGCCTGGACGAGCTCCCGGAACTCGCGCCCTTCCTCCCGGAGGCGGAGGCGATCGAGGCCGAGACCCAGGAAGGCGTACCGTCGTTCGACCCGGACGCGCCTGATGACGACGTGCCGGGCCGCCCGGTCACCCCGGGTACCGACGACGAAGACGACCAGACGGAACTTTGA